From Punica granatum isolate Tunisia-2019 chromosome 1, ASM765513v2, whole genome shotgun sequence:
AATTAAATGGCCTCGATCAGAAGCAAGGATTGTATTTTTAACTCAGATTATGCAATAAGTCTCGGGTCTAATTTGtacactgtttttttttaaaaaaaaaatatttaatagtttttttgctaaaattattattactatttgtTTGCGGAGGGGTCAGTACTGTATTACGTACATTATTCATTGACAAGTCAAATGGGTCATTCATTAAAGAAGAAAGTCAAGCTGCCCATCATTAAGATGCTATTATTGGTTTCCTTTGTTCTCCTCCTTGCTCccgttcttttttttcttcttttgtatTTGTGATTTGGTATTTCAATAATTGTTCTTAGCTATAATTAATTTGGACagatatacacacacacacatactcTTGTTTAGCAAATATGTAAAGAATCTTATGATTATCAATGTTGATAATTAATACCATGACCCAATCACACCCATTGGCCATTTGCCAATTGTTTATAATTCACTTCTCCCAAAACAAAAATTgtttataattcaataatcCTTTAGCATTTCCTCCTTTGACAAGCTAATTTGGTTTATATAATTTGATACATGTTCCTCTCACATAACATCTCACATTCgagtattatgaaaaaaaaaatcatgataaGGAGAGTTTAAGCCTTTATTTGTTCGTGAGCCGACAGGGTTCAAATCAGAATTAATCGATTTTCGGATATCAGATGGATATACACACCAAAAAGGTAGTTCATAAGCCCCTTATGATTGCACTTGTTACGGATGCTTATTATATAAATCGTGTGTATAGAAGCTCACTCATGAAAGGCTCCCTTGATGGCATGTGCAGCTAAACGCCTCATTTGATTTTCAAAGCGAAAAAGAGCACATACTGAAGAGGAAATATTAATCTATAGCTTTAAGTTCATGTTACGGCCCGCATACTACATCTAATTACCAGATCAAAAACATCTGAAATGAGAAATTCATCATCTCTGCCATCTGCATGATATATCAGCTTCTCATTAACCGATTACAGAGCATATCACCGACGATACGGAGCTCgaccgaaaaagaaaatttttgatCTAGCTAAAAAGTTGACCCGACGAATTAGTGAAGAATGAAATACATATGGAGCTCCACCTCATTTGGCCAGCTGTGACAAAAAGGAATTACTTTGGTACGTACGACATGGACCGACCTTGGTTTTTCACATGGGTTGTTGCCACTACAACTCCCCTCAACGGCCACCATGATTGGATTGGACCACCACCACAATCaccgataaacaaaacagcaaTCACATGCTAAACCCGAAATTAAAAGATGTTTTCCTTTTCGTTATTAGCTGTACAGACAGTAATCCATTCGTTTCGCCCGAGAAGAAGACACTGATCAAAAGCCATGATCATATGCTAATATTCCTCCAGCAAATTTCCGTTTATCAATCAAATGAATACAAGCATTTACAATAATtgaccttcttcttcctttcctcGATGTGTCTCCTCTCCCGACGCGGTCTGTGCCCTTCACTCGCCGACTCGAACCCGGGACGACTCGGCCGGTGCCATCTCCATAATAAGTTCTAATCGGGAGCCACTTAAATCTTAATTACAATGTCTCTCCCCTTAATCACTTCCCTTGTGATTCCtcacaataaaaaaagataaaaaaaaaagataaatatgaACCCACCACCAACTTGCCTTTTATCAGCCGTCAGTAAAAATCCTCTGATAAAAttagttaaataaaaaaaaaaaggaaaaaagaaaaaatggccCAACTGGGACGACTGAGCCGAGTCACTGTACCACTCGAGGACGATAGCCCACTTGCCTTTTTGGCTCTGCTCCGACTTCCGGCAGGGTTGATTCCTTCGAGGCAATTACTCCACCGTATGAACAGGATATCATCAGATGGCCCCCGACAATACTTTGATGCTCTTTTCCGGGAGATATGTTGTTTGGATCTTGACAAGGAAACGGCATTGCCGAGGGGTACCTGGGATCCGCTCATCGGTTCACCAGATGGGCTTGTCGGCGAGGGCGTGGAGGAGGGGGCGGGACTCGGGCCAGTACTGGCCGACGTGGCAGCTCCTCTGGAGGTCCTCGAGGGTGGCGTACCGGCCGGGACCGGATCTGGAGATGAACCGGATCACCTCCTCGAAGAGCGACTCGTCGCAGGGGATGGTGAGGGGCCCCGGGTTCGTGAATCCGTACTCCTCCTCCGCCTGCGACAGGAGCTTCTTGAAGACGGGGTGGTTCAGGTACGTCGCCTGCACCACGAACCTCCGGCACCCCGCCCCCACGCACACTGCCACATGGCCCGCTGGCACGTCGGACGGTATCCTGGAGGCGGACGACATCCTGGCCTTGTTCCGCCACCGCCGCAGCAGCTGCCGCAGCCTCACGATGTGGCGGATCTTGCTGCATTTTCCCATCCCGGCAGACATCCTTGTACTTTGTTTGGCCTGTCTTTTTGTGGTCTCGGATGCTTTGGCGCTGAGTTTCGGTGAAGACGGCGGCGACGACGACGATGGCTGACTGAGGGAGTGTCGCTGACTCGGTGCTGCTGATGAGGAGTGAATCGGGGAGGTGTTGATGGGGTCATTAAAGAGGGATATATAGGAGCAGGCGCCGGGGATTGCCCCTGACTTTGAAGCAAATTACGAAATTGCCGCCAGTGTTTTTGGGGCaattcttttctctttctttttttaattaatgataaataaGGATTTTTATTAGATAACGAGGAGATTTGCAAATTTGGTATGTCGACTTGTTCATGGctgaataataaaaagaaaggttCGATTATGACCAATTTCTTTAGAGGATGCATTGAATATCTTTGAGGCCTCTACATCTACTCTATAAACGGTAAAAAGAATCTCCAATATTTGCACCATTAAGTTATAATTATGAACACTATTATATGCTATAgctatattttaaaatagaatCTGAAGttatccaccaaaaaaaaaaacttctcgTGTTAATGGGAAGAATCTCCACGTATGGAAAATATTGACGTTAAATAGAAacagaatttaaaaaaataaaataaaatatccttTAAGATGGTACATCACATTCtgaattttttcttaacaaaAGTACATGCTTTGCTTCCCTCAACTCGGGCTTATTTACTACGAGTTTAGTTGATTCAAGCCATTGGTGTTCCGAAGTGCTTCATGTATATGGTAGTCTAATTTATTTAACACGCTGTTGAGAAGATATTGTCAGCAGAAATCTATGCAATTGcagtatctatatataatttatatataaaaccaTCTTTGTCTCGATTTGTTATGCCATGtgatttgaaatttgtaaAGATAAAAAAACGAAAGGTTAATTacagtaaaaaaaaacatatttgcacttttttttaaaatatagcatgatcattaaaaaataacacaaaAAAGTATGACCttcgtattttttttctaaatatagcatgacATTTATAGAGTAGCATATAAATGCACgacatttgcacttttttttctaaatgtaTCACGAcccttaaaaaataatacaaaaatgTACAACTTTTAGGTTGAATTGCAATTCTAGCACAATGTTAATTATTCCATCAAATGTAAGGTAACAGCTAATGGGAGTTAACGATACAATGTGACATAACATGATTGAACGAGTGACGCCCAACACCGTTAGCTCCACATTAACTGTTATTGTGCAATCATGTGGTGAGGTTTACTCGTCCAATCATATTCTGTCATGTGGCACCATTAGCTCCACGTTAACTGTTATCGTTATAATTTGGCTAAATAATTTACATTTTGCTAAATTTGCAACTAAACATAAAGGTCGTcttattattagaaaaaagtgcaaaattCGTGCCTTTATATGCTACTCTCCaaaggtcgtgctatatttaagaaaaagatataaaagtCGTGTCTTTTATGCTATTTCTCAAACGTCGTGcaatatttaggaaaaaagttATAAGGTCGTGCTCTTTTAAGTAATTAAgtcatttttttgttataatatGATGTTCATGGCCTACTACAaggaaatgaaatataaatctaaataaatgaGCACGGATAGTCCCACTAATGATAATCAAACTCATAACCTCTAGGTTACCAGGTGAGGGTGTTAGCTACTGTACTACACCCCTTTCTCGATAAttaagtcatatatatattcttgtcCAATCTTTTTAAATAACAATCGGATCACAAAATTTGATccagaaagaaaattttgatcaCGAAATCTGTATATCAATTTTGTGTTTAACAATTTTCCTTAATATAGACCTTCCAACTATTTTTGACTGATCCCATTTTGATGATGATCGGTTTAAGTGACAAAGATCGAGATCGATTACTTACGTGATTACTTCAACAGATTAATCCAAGACCGATAGTAATCATTTATTAGTTGATTCAAgagctttcttttttctttttttttttaatgagtgATTGAAGAGTTGATGGTTGACAAATAATATGGTTGCCATGATAACTTCAAGTATCGACAGATGTTCCCCCTCTTCATCGTGCGCGGTTAACAGTAAATGCAATGCAAAAGCACAGGGCAGCAATAATTCATATGATTATGACAAAAAGTTATGGAGctggttttttatttttatttttagacaGTGAGGGAGATATATGGTCTCAAATTTAAATGATGgaataataaaaggaaaataaaaaagatatgaAAAACCCCACTAACAACAATTGACTTAGAAATCTTCATTTAagataattatattaatttgtcAATACACTACTCTCTCTTCACCAAATGTATCTCGTCAAATAAAATACGAAGCATGAGTTGGTTCATATCGTCGAAGCAAAGTACCTTCTCCGTGCAAAAAGTGAAACCGAAAGTTCCTCCGTCGCCTTTCCAAATGATCGTCCGAAACCGTGGAGCAGGAAACAAAACGGCCCATAATAACTGTacgtaattaaataaattatgaacTGCTGAATGAATCCCTAGAAAGGATaacaatatttatttacaaataataatttctaacCCTAGCTAGAAGTTATTTATTCAGCCGCCAGAGAGAGAAATAATGGAAGAAGACAAATTATGcataaataaaacaataaaagaagagaataaCAACAGaagaattaatatatatatatatatacacacatatatgcgcatttttttaatgaaatcaatagtttattttttaagattaaTCAGTCCTTAAGCACCGAGTTTAATCCTAGTAATAAAATACTTTCAACGAATTTCAAACTCCGTATTTAGAgaacaaataatataaattacagttgatcaaatatatcatatttcataattaaagAGAGTTAATATTTAATCCACACGAAGTGGGAAATCGAAACTGGGGCATGACCCACCACAtgtcaacatatatattatatattttcattttcttatctatttaatttaattatttttatttttttacaaagtTGTTGAATTCCATTGGTGGATGTGATAtactattttttcaaaaagtaagcttaaaaaagtaatgactAATATTTAAAGAGTCTTTGCCAGGGAAGGGGGACTATTGTATTAGCCAAATTCTGAGGATAGCCCATGTGCAAGGATGCCCCATCCTCAACTTTCTTTAACACTCTCAAAACAAACCGCCAAACGTCTCCCCCCCTAGCTAACTACTATACCATCCCATCTACGATCATCTTAATCAATTTTAATTGCATTTTCACTAATTTCCAGATTGGAAACTAGAAGAACCCAATCGAGAAACTTCATCTGTAGGGGTGTGCTATAATCATCGGGCCTCCATAAGCCCCTCCTACGCCCGACTAAACCGAACGCGAGGAGCACTTCGCGTCATTCTATAATGTCGAACTTGGTACATATATAAGGTTGTATGATCTATCAGTTCAAGACAAGTGTAATTTCAGTAACACACAGACACGCATGTATAAATATGGGGCACGATTTGAACCATAAAAATTGCAAGTTACAGAAATACTAAGTCACATGATTTAGTTTCCGACCGACCCGTTGCATCATATAAACTTGGTGGCGGCAATCACTATAGGAATTCTACTGCCATAACTCTGGCGGTATTTCGTTCACTTCTCTAGTAGTcttacatttttatttttattttggctTGCTGGGGTAATTCCCTAGTTgtcttacatttttttttctaagtaAAAAGGCTAGGTCGGATTATTATCCCGCTATGGCTGCCCCAACTAAGAGAACCTAACCGCCACGGAATGTTCATTTCGCCATAGCTCGCTGAGACTTTAGCCCAACTTGGTCACCGCAACCCCACCAACacactagtgaattaagtcCAAGGTCCACTTGAGCAAATATTATGGGTTGGCCACCGCCATTCTATAATACATCCACATAGTGGTGAGCTCTACGTCTTCGGTGAGGTTTgaactcgtgatgttcaagtgAAGCGCTTAATACTTAACCACTAGATCACTGTACTGGTAGTCCTAGTTGTCTTACATGCATGTTATAAATTGCACAGagtatataaaattatgattagATTGATGCATAAAACTCTGGACGTGGCGGCAGTCACTGGGGAATCTACTGCAACAAGCAACTCACACGACATTTCGTTTTATCATCTCGTGGCCTTAATTACATGTTTATAAATTATcaaactatatataattaattttatgattaGATGCATAAAACTTGGACGTGTGGCACTTTAAGAGGAGCCAATCTgtcattttcattaattaattattgtgtAATTCCCTCCTTAAAATGATTTGATATGCCTACAACTACGAGGTCAGCaatataaacaaatataaatcatGATCAACATAAATTGGTTCAGATGGTTCGATTTCGACGTAAGAGTCCCTCGAACAAAATTTCGTATTagaattcaaaattaaaaaaaatcatatttaagtcttgtgaataaaaaaaatttataatcgagagagatttttttcccttagTAAATTGGATCAACCTAGTTCGCATCTAGATTAGTCGGTAATGGTACGAGTTTTTAAATATGAGGTAAttccaataaaaaatagaaaagaggaATTGGggtgaaagaaaagaaaacaaacacaTTGAATGGTCAAGGATGGGCCAATAAGGGATGGGTCCACGTGCATGTTAGGGGGCAGGGAGTGTGGTAGGGTTCATCCCCCCCGAATGTCAGACTACCACCTCGTGCCCTACCTGCTCGGATTTAAGGATCCACACCCCCACTCAATACATATTCTCATCAGATCTCATTGTCCACTAATTCGGACCAAAATTTGGCCGCAACATAAATATGTTAAAAGAAAACTACACATGCATCCCCTAGCTCTTTCAATCATTTATTAATCCTCATAAAAAAACAAATCTCATAAAATCTGCTCGCAGATACACaaattctaaataatattatgcTACTGATGAGCTAAGTCGAGAACATTATCAGCCTCGAACTTGACATGCATGCTTTTGTCAAGCATGATCGACTGCTAGCTGGGCAACACGCAAATGGCAATTGTACATAACATATGCATCAACATGAGAAATCAAGATTAACCCGTAAGCAAGATCACATAACTGGTATACTGGCAGATCATATGCATGAAATTGTCGTCTATATGGATAAATtgtctttttttccttctctgtAATAATACTTTCTAAATATAAACATGGTGATTGGCAAtaatatgtatttatttatttttgggttttttgttttcttcatgcagtttgttttctttctctccATCAACAGACAATTAAGAGGGGTGTTTTCGTTTGTTGCCGTTAAAATAATAGTGTACTTAGGAAGATTACGGGAATATATGCAGGATTAGGGGGGAGCCATACATGTTAGCTGCAGGCAAGACagtatcttcttcttccagtgaataattatgttatCAAGCTGATCTCTCCTTGTTTCTTTTGTTGGAACTTATACAATTATAAGttaatgtgtgtgtgtgtgtataggCATTAATTTTTATTCGCCGTACATGCAAATGAACACGCATGCACATGCACATATGAAATAATCGATCCTATTTCTCTCAATgatctatatattttcaattgatGAACCTAGTTGGACACAGTTCGGTAAATATCGCCACACAACTCCTCCTATAAGATAATATGGAAGCATAACCATGCTGTACCTCATCATATGATCGATATCGTTTAGATTAATAAATATCATCTTTATCTGATTAATTACCGATCACACTGAATGCATAATAACAAAAGGGCATTGCACAGGAGTGGGAGAAAATATTGACGCATCTTATATCCAATACTATATCTTGAAGGCAAGTGGTGAAAATATCTTGCTCAATTCTCAAGGAACTGGCCTGGTCCGACATAATCCGGTGGCTGTCAAACACTCCAATGGCTGAGCAAAATTAATTAGTACATTCctttaaaaaatgtaatgtgtTATAGACAGGtatataaaaagaaactaattgaGTATGAGGTTTTATCATATCCGTTTCGATTTTGTGTCTGCTATCGTTCAACATAGGCGACTATCTAAACGACTTCAAGCAAGTTGAAATTTACTTCACTTCCCTTTCATCAAGATCCACGAATCGAGCGAAACTTCCCTCAACGCTGTATACATGAGCCAACTTATGTAAGTaatcatttttcaattataacaAATGTCGATAAacttgataaaaataaaacgaGGGACCGTTCATTTTCCAATTATAGAAAGATcgataaatttgataaaaaaaaatataaagagaaCAATTAAATATTTGGGTGAATTTAGAACGGTTAATTTCAGTTAGGAGCATCGAACCACTGCAACGGGACATGCATGCATGGAGTGGAGCGCAAGTGTTGGTTGGTTCACGACTCTCAAGAAATACAGTTTTATCTCTCGAGCCACTTTGGAGCGCGCTGACATCACTACGCCTCTACGCCTTGAGAACAGGTCCCTACCAGTGGGACCCACCATACAAGTGGGCCAATGGGGGCCCCAGGTTTTCATCTTTTCGGTGAAAAGACATCGTCCAAGTTCGACGCCGCTTAGTTGTACCGTTCTGTCAAACGACCTTAAAGGGCCCCACTTCTCTAATTGGCTTGGCTCCACTATGTGTCTGTCTCTTCATTTCCCCTCTCGCCTCCATCTCGTACGGCTACGGCCCGCTCTTTCCTGTGGATGGTGATATTCCTGTGTGCTGCATCCTATTTTTTAGCTACCTGCGATTTTATTTACTACTTTGTCAAAGCGACACGTGTCGTACATTCAGCCATTCCTTTGATTTTGAAAGTCAAACTCCACCCTGCGTGCTAGGAGCTAAATACTCAATAAGCATTACTCGGTCACTTAAACGAGTCATATCCAATAAGACTACTTATAAGTAGTAACGGGCTCACAAAATATAACGGATTCTCACTTACATGTATTTTGATTAGTTATTAATGTTTCACGGGCACTTAGTTAAATATTTAGTCATGTACACAATTACAGTCCCACTAGTTTAACAGCCATTCATTCATTGTTGTCAAGCTTGCTATTGATTTTCGAGTTGGATCGTGATCTAACTTAActtgattttatataatagttacaagtgttgacaaatatatggatgtgagataatatatatatatatatatatgcatgtatatatagatatgaaggtatatgaaaaattaattataaaaataattagaaaaaaatttgattgaaaaattattattaaataaataaaaagacaaaacTGTAATGATTATAGTGTTAAATTTGGAGAAAAGTAGAGTTGACTTgggtaaaataaaatttatacttaaaaaataaaacaaaacttAAACGATTATCAATCTGCACAAGAATTGTGCTCTTGATAAATAGATGTGCAACTTGTATATATGATTTTGTGAAAACCGAGCTTCCATATACATTATTACCCGAATAGACATCCTCCACAAAACTCCTCCCTTGTTGCAGTCGTCGTATTGACATTCCGAGCAAATCCCGATGGCATACGCCTATCCTCACATCTAAGGCCGCTTCTCACAACCACAACATTCTAGTTCATTTTAATTCTCTCAATCAGTAGTCATTAATTACATGTATGAAATTGTGAGGTCAAAAGATCTCACTGAATTTTGAAgacttttattaatatattcatatttgcaaatattttctattttagtctaATTGGTgctttaaaaaattcaaaaaaaaaaaggataaaagacgctttgcccattgaaatttattttctttcagttcttttttcaattataaaggaTAATCATGAGgtctagtatatatatataaaaattataataactaataaagaaacACGAATAATCTCATCACGAGAATCGAACTTTCCATCTCTTAATTGATAGGCGAGAGCGTGCATTAGTACTCTACGtcttctttttatcttttatgtATGGTTGGCCATTTAAGATTCTAAAAATGAATCACTTGACTTATTGAAATTTTAGTTTAGATTATCTCCGATGTAAGTCTCTGATTTGAGTCTCTAATATGGACCCCACACTGCCACATTCGCGCCACGTTCAACAGAGACAAATTCAATAAAAGAAGAGACCTATCACTCTAGTTATAGTCTCTGATTTTGAGTCTCTAATGAGAgcccacatatatatttatactcTAAATGAATATAactcaaaataattaatacataataatagtaattattaaataataaatcaaaatgttaattaaataattaattatgaataactaaaaatattcataaaataatttaaaaattacatgacggaaaaaaagagagaatcaTGAGTGGGGATTTCGACGAAGAAGTaaaaaagtagaaaataatcatttaaaaaaatataaagaaaagagatCAGGTAAAAACCTTAGCAACAGAAAGGGGAGGAGCAATGGCAACAACGACGACGACAAAACCTCCTGGTCGACATTTCCCAATTGAAGCACTGCAATGACCTCATCTTTTCTCCCCCTTCATCTCGTCGCCCTCTGCTCACTGATAGTCACCTCAGCGTCCCACACCCATCGACTTAGCTCCTAGCATCGCCCTGTTTCAGACGCGAGTTGGACGCCTCCACCACCATCGCGAGTTGGAGACTCGCGCTGCAAATAGTC
This genomic window contains:
- the LOC116192193 gene encoding auxin-induced protein 6B, producing the protein MSAGMGKCSKIRHIVRLRQLLRRWRNKARMSSASRIPSDVPAGHVAVCVGAGCRRFVVQATYLNHPVFKKLLSQAEEEYGFTNPGPLTIPCDESLFEEVIRFISRSGPGRYATLEDLQRSCHVGQYWPESRPLLHALADKPIW